GTCAATAGTCAGCGTCAGGTACGGATGAAAACCTAGGTCAAATGCAAATCCCACTGTAGTTCCCGCAAGCACGTACTTAGATTTTATCTCCCCTGTCCTTTGGTAAGAAACAGGAGCAGCCTCGGTAATGTTACCCAACGGAGTTTTTATGATTAACTCGTTTTGGGGTGATAAAAAAACTGAGTCAGCCCCTTTGTAGTTGATTTTTATTTGATTGGGATTACCTCCGGGATGGACTACAAAATCGTATTCAAGCAACCCGTTATTATCATACAACACCACATCTGTAAACGGATAAATGTTATGTAGTACCACCCTTTTATAGGTTTTTACCCCCATAATTCCTTGAGGGCAATGCGAAAGATAAAAGTTTTCGTGACCCTGAGCCTCCTCCCCTATTGATAAGCCCTTTTCGGCAACACCCTGCCACTCAACATCCAGGCGGTAAGTAGTAGTTTTGTTATTAAATACGTAATTGATTCCCTTACGGGTGATGTATGCTGTAGCCCCGTTTAGCTTGGCAGTATATAATATTGTTGCGTCAGGAATGCCGTTTTCATCGGTTATCTGTCCCTTGTTTTCAGTGAAACGAATTGTACCTGATAACGATTGGGCGTAGAGTTGGCCACATCCCATAAGAAATGCCAGCACTACCAGTAAAGTATAGGGTTTATACATCAGTAATTAAAAAACTATCCCAACAACTGACATAAAAATAGACTAAAAAGCGGGGCGTAACTTACTGAAAACGTATATTATGACACAAAGATTACAAAGCCCCTCGGCAGGAACAGAGGCCTCGGCTCTTGCAGCTGTTATGCTGAACGATAGTGAAGCGCCTTATTCCATTTTGCTAATACATTTGAAATAAGGTTCTTCCCTGCGGTAAAAATGACACGGGATTGAGCTATCGGTCAATCATCAAAAGGGAAATACAAGGGAAGTTATCAAACATCGGGGTTGCCCCCTACCGCTTAATAAAACTTACCAAAACCAATGAGCCTGCGTACTTCTTTGATGGTAGCTTGAGCACTTTCACGGGCTTTTTCAGTACCTGTTTTCAGTGCATTGGCTATGTAGGTATCGTCGTTGCTAATTGCCTCCATTTTCTCACGAATTGGGGCTACAAACGCATCCATATCTTCGGCAATCTGCATTTTAAAATCACCGTAGCGTATGGCACAGGTATTATACAAATTATCGAAATGAGCATAGGTTTCTGGTTTTGAAACCAGCTTCATCAAATCAAACAGGTTTTGTATCGGTTCGGGCTTGGCTTGGTTGGGTTCAGTAGGGCCGCTATCGGTTACCGAGCGTTTCATCTTTTTGATAATCTCGTCGCGGGTGTCTTGCAAAAATATCGAAGTATGGTCACCGTTACTTTTGCTCATCTTGCCCTTGCCGTCCAAACTGGGCACTTTCACCAACTCGTTACCAAAGTTATATGCTTGCGGTTCGGGGAAAAACTCCTCGCCATACAAATGGTTAAAACGGTTCCCGAAGGTGCGGGCCATTTCCAAATGTTGCTCTTGGTCTTTGCCTACAGGCACATACGCTGCACGGTGAATGATAATGTCCGCCGCCATCAGTACGGGGTAGGTTAGCAAACCAGCGTTTATATTATCGGGCTGAGTTTTAGCCTTGTCTTTGAAGGTAGTTACACGTTCCAATTCACCTTTATAGGCAAGCATATTCAGGTACAGGTACAACTCTGCAATTTCAGGTATATCGCTCTGTATGTACAATGTAGCCACGTTAGGGTCGATACCGCAAGCAAGGTATTCAACCAGTACATTGCGAACGCTGCTGCGTAAATCGGCAGGAGTTGGGTGCGTGGTGAGCGAGTGCCAATCAGCAATAAAAAAGTAGCAATTGTGTTGCTCCTGCATTTTTAAAAAATTGACAATGGCACCAAAATAGTTGCCCAAGTGCAGTTTTCCTGTGCTGCGTATACCGCTAACCACTATTTCCTTCATAGGGGCGAAGATAATAGTTTGCATTATTTGACAAAAGAAGTATACTTGGCTCTTTTCCATGCAACATAAATTTAATTCTCTAAAAAGTGCTTTACTGCTGGGATTAACAAACTTTATTCTTATTCTCGCAGTGTTGGTGCTTGTAGTCTTTCTATCAGAAAGCATAGTGGGTGCTATAGTTAAAATACTACTGTTTGCTACAGGAGGAATGTGGCTGCTTTTGGTTGATAGCTATGTTATTGTATTTGTTGATGACTACTCTATTACATTCTTTTATCCATTAAGACCATGGAGGCGAAATACAAAATTAAGGTATGATGAAATAGACACAATTAAAGAGGGATATCGGAGAAATTTTATTGTCAAAAGGAATTCTGGTAAAGAAATCTTTTTCACGCACCACTTTTTTCCTTCGGAGGTGAAAAAAATTTTGGAAATAGTGAGACAAAAAATGGGGTTATCCTATTAAAAAAATCAAGTTTAGTAGCTGTCTCTTCATATCCATTTAATTTAACCAACAATAGAGAGTAGTTTTAGGGTTAATCACATCTTTTGCTCAGCTAAACAAAAATCCCCCTCGTCCGGCTATTGACAGAGGGGGTATACCAAAGTTTCTTTGATATGAAAAAAACAGGTGCAAATTACACCCATAATTTTACAGCTAAGTTTTGGCAATATTATTTTTTAATAACGTGAAACGTCCGTTATTGCTGATAAAACAGACAACAAGGGCAACGCATTATGGGTTATAAACCGTGTTTATTTGAAATCTTTTCCCGATAAATCAGCCCTTAATATGCGTAGCACGAAATTTCTTACCGATGATTAGCGAAAAGTTTTGAAGACTATAGCGAATTATTACCCTGCCTGCCCTGCCAGTAGGTACATTACCGCCATACGGATGGCTACTCCATTTTCAACCTGTTGAAGAATGATACTGTGATCGGGGCTGTCGGCTACTTCGCTGGTTATTTCTACCCCGCGGTTTATAGGGCCGGGGTGCATAATGGTTATTTCTTTGTCCAATGAGTTTAGGATATCCAGCGTAAGTCCGTATTGCAACGTGTATTCGCGCAGGGTAGGAAAATATTTAATATCCTGACGCTCTAACTGTATGCGCAGCATATTAGCTACATCGCACCATTGCAGTGCGCGGCGCAGATTGGTTTCCACCTTCACGCCAAGGGTATCAATGTATTTAGGTAGCAGCGTTGTAGGGCCGCACACCATCACCTCTGCACCCAGTTTTTGTAAACACAAGATATTGCTCAAAGCCACGCGGCTGTGCAAAATATCGCCCACAATCACCACCTTTTTGCCTGCCACATCGCCCAACCGCTCGCGGATACTAAAGGCATCCAGTAAGGCTTGTGTAGGATGCTCGTGGGTGCCGTCGCCGGCATTTATTATCTGGGCATCAACGTGCTTGCTCAAAAATACACAGGCACCGGGTTTGGGGTGACGCATCACCACCATATCCACTTTCATGGCCAGTATGTTGTTTACGGTATCTATCAGTGTTTCGCCTTTTGATACCGACGATTGCGAGGATGAGAAGTTGATGATATCAGCACTTAAACGCTTTTGCGCTAACTCAAACGATATGCGGGTGCGGGTACTGTTTTCGAAAAAAATATTGGCAATGGTAACATCACGCAGGCTGGGCACTTTTTTAATGGGCCTGTTGATTACCTGTTTAAAGGTATCGGCGGTTTCAAATATCAACTGTATATCATTTTCGTTGATATTCTTAATTCCGAGTAGGTGATTAGAGCTAAGCCTGCTATTCATTGCCTGTTATTAGCAAAACCTGATTGTTTTGGTTTATAGGGTCAAAAAATACTTTCACTTTATCATTGGCGCGCGTATCCACTTGGCTGCCCACATAATCGGGTTCTATAGGCAGTTCGCGGCTGTAGCGGCGGTCAATCAGTGTCATTAATTCCACGCGATGTGGTCGTCCGTAGGCCGTCAAAGCGTCCATGGCGGCACGCACATTGCGACCCGTGTAAAGTACATCATCCACCAGCACTACATTTTTACCTTCAATCAAAAAATCAATACGGTTGGTACTGGGTATCAAAGGCTCTCCGCGCCTGAAATCATCCCTGTGAAATGTAGTGTCCAACTCGCCAAACGGAATCTTATCGTTGCCCGAAATTTCTTTCACCTTTTCCCACACTACTTTCCCAAAATGTACGCCGCGCGGCTGTAACCCGATAATTACCGTATTACTTAAATCGCCGTGGTTTTCATACAATTGGAAGGCAAGCCTTTGCAGGATAATGCTGAGCTTTTGCGGGGTGAGTAAGATTTTATC
The sequence above is drawn from the Bacteroidota bacterium genome and encodes:
- the trpS gene encoding tryptophan--tRNA ligase, encoding MKEIVVSGIRSTGKLHLGNYFGAIVNFLKMQEQHNCYFFIADWHSLTTHPTPADLRSSVRNVLVEYLACGIDPNVATLYIQSDIPEIAELYLYLNMLAYKGELERVTTFKDKAKTQPDNINAGLLTYPVLMAADIIIHRAAYVPVGKDQEQHLEMARTFGNRFNHLYGEEFFPEPQAYNFGNELVKVPSLDGKGKMSKSNGDHTSIFLQDTRDEIIKKMKRSVTDSGPTEPNQAKPEPIQNLFDLMKLVSKPETYAHFDNLYNTCAIRYGDFKMQIAEDMDAFVAPIREKMEAISNDDTYIANALKTGTEKARESAQATIKEVRRLIGFGKFY
- a CDS encoding aspartate carbamoyltransferase catalytic subunit; this translates as MNSRLSSNHLLGIKNINENDIQLIFETADTFKQVINRPIKKVPSLRDVTIANIFFENSTRTRISFELAQKRLSADIINFSSSQSSVSKGETLIDTVNNILAMKVDMVVMRHPKPGACVFLSKHVDAQIINAGDGTHEHPTQALLDAFSIRERLGDVAGKKVVIVGDILHSRVALSNILCLQKLGAEVMVCGPTTLLPKYIDTLGVKVETNLRRALQWCDVANMLRIQLERQDIKYFPTLREYTLQYGLTLDILNSLDKEITIMHPGPINRGVEITSEVADSPDHSIILQQVENGVAIRMAVMYLLAGQAG
- the pyrR gene encoding bifunctional pyr operon transcriptional regulator/uracil phosphoribosyltransferase PyrR; the encoded protein is MEDKILLTPQKLSIILQRLAFQLYENHGDLSNTVIIGLQPRGVHFGKVVWEKVKEISGNDKIPFGELDTTFHRDDFRRGEPLIPSTNRIDFLIEGKNVVLVDDVLYTGRNVRAAMDALTAYGRPHRVELMTLIDRRYSRELPIEPDYVGSQVDTRANDKVKVFFDPINQNNQVLLITGNE